One genomic region from Cucumis melo cultivar AY chromosome 9, USDA_Cmelo_AY_1.0, whole genome shotgun sequence encodes:
- the LOC127150810 gene encoding uncharacterized protein LOC127150810 isoform X2 — MTIAPGAEKPISPHAVRFSQAIGVCVRKTFPVRCLKWTDVGREYIEVVKGDLQRFFVLDFNDQAMNRFVEHQMLTIFKEFRADCHKHFKKYSDPEEARANPPNALVGRDEDWHFLCDHYISRAFQEQSRTNKAARQKQPYNHSSGSKSFLQRQYELAERRGQPVDRVELFQETHVRAGTFVSQAAEDAHPIPEGSQPLSEDEICDQVLGRRPGYSKGLGWGPKPKARRTASASSSSTSCSQSTQKEIELQAKLHEALERIEVQDRNHQALASQVEAMKKMIEDLTRAQQGPPHDP; from the exons atgacgatcgcccctggagcggagaagcctatttctccacacgccgttcgcttcagccaggcgataggcgtgtgcgtgcgaaagacatttcccgtccgctgtcttaagtggacggacgttgggagagaatacattgaggtcgtcaagggcgacctccag cgattctttgtgcttgatttcaatgatcaagcaatgaacaggtttgttgagcatcagatgctcacgatctttaaagagttccgggccgactgtcataaacatttcaaaaagtacagcgacccggaggaggctcgtgccaacccaccaaacgcattggttggacgtgatgaggattggcacttcctctgcgaccattatatcagccgtgcattccag gagcaatcacggacaaacaaggctgctagacagaagcagccttacaatcatagtagcgggtccaagtcgtttctacaacgacagtatgagctcgctgaaagaagagggcagccggtcgatcgtgtggaattgttccaggaaacacacgttcgagctgggacattcgtgtcgcaagccgccgaggatgcgcat cctatcccagagggtagtcagccactctctgaggatgagatatgcgatcaggtgttgggtagacgaccaggctactcaaaaggccttggttggggacccaagccgaaggcccgcagaacggcaagtgcaagcagttcgtcgacatcttgttcgcagtccacacaaaaagagattgaattacaagctaaacttcatgaagctttggaacggattgaagtacaagatagaaatcaccaagcattagcttcacaagtggaagctatgaaaaagatgattgaagacctaactcgtgcacaacagggaccaccacatgatccctag
- the LOC127150810 gene encoding uncharacterized protein LOC127150810 isoform X1: MTIAPGAEKPISPHAVRFSQAIGVCVRKTFPVRCLKWTDVGREYIEVVKGDLQRFFVLDFNDQAMNRFVEHQMLTIFKEFRADCHKHFKKYSDPEEARANPPNALVGRDEDWHFLCDHYISRAFQEQSRTNKAARQKQPYNHSSGSKSFLQRQYELAERRGQPVDRVELFQETHVRAGTFVSQAAEDAHNQMLELQSQPIPEGSQPLSEDEICDQVLGRRPGYSKGLGWGPKPKARRTASASSSSTSCSQSTQKEIELQAKLHEALERIEVQDRNHQALASQVEAMKKMIEDLTRAQQGPPHDP; the protein is encoded by the exons atgacgatcgcccctggagcggagaagcctatttctccacacgccgttcgcttcagccaggcgataggcgtgtgcgtgcgaaagacatttcccgtccgctgtcttaagtggacggacgttgggagagaatacattgaggtcgtcaagggcgacctccag cgattctttgtgcttgatttcaatgatcaagcaatgaacaggtttgttgagcatcagatgctcacgatctttaaagagttccgggccgactgtcataaacatttcaaaaagtacagcgacccggaggaggctcgtgccaacccaccaaacgcattggttggacgtgatgaggattggcacttcctctgcgaccattatatcagccgtgcattccag gagcaatcacggacaaacaaggctgctagacagaagcagccttacaatcatagtagcgggtccaagtcgtttctacaacgacagtatgagctcgctgaaagaagagggcagccggtcgatcgtgtggaattgttccaggaaacacacgttcgagctgggacattcgtgtcgcaagccgccgaggatgcgcat aatcaaatgctggaactccaatcccagcctatcccagagggtagtcagccactctctgaggatgagatatgcgatcaggtgttgggtagacgaccaggctactcaaaaggccttggttggggacccaagccgaaggcccgcagaacggcaagtgcaagcagttcgtcgacatcttgttcgcagtccacacaaaaagagattgaattacaagctaaacttcatgaagctttggaacggattgaagtacaagatagaaatcaccaagcattagcttcacaagtggaagctatgaaaaagatgattgaagacctaactcgtgcacaacagggaccaccacatgatccctag